A single Brassica rapa cultivar Chiifu-401-42 chromosome A04, CAAS_Brap_v3.01, whole genome shotgun sequence DNA region contains:
- the LOC103865661 gene encoding uncharacterized protein At5g01610 — translation MDQIMNKVGSYWLGQKANKEFNSVGDDFNSMSSSIEGGTKWLVNKLKGKMQKPLPELLKEFGLPVGIFPQDATNNEFNEETSKLTVFIPEACEVGYRDSSVMRFSTTVSGYLEKGKLAEVEGLKTKVMIWVKVSCISADASKVYFTAGMKKSRSRDAYEVIRPGVAVDKF, via the exons ATGGATCAGATAATGAACAAGGTGGGCTCTTATTGGTTAGGACAGAAGGCTAACAAAGAGTTCAACTCCGTTGGTGACGACTTCAAT TCAATGTCTAGTAGTATTGAAGGAGGTACCAAGTGGTTGGTCAACAAACTCaaag GAAAAATGCAGAAGCCATTGCCTGAGTTGCTGAAAGAGTTTGGTTTACCGGTTGGGATCTTTCCACAGGACGCTACAAACAATGAGTTCAACGAAGAGACAAGCAAGTTGACTGTCTTCATCCCTGAGGCCTGCGAGGTTGGGTACAGGGACTCATCGGTTATGCGGTTTTCAACAACGGTAAGTGGTTACCTGGAGAAAGGGAAGCTAGCTGAAGTGGAAGGTTTGAAAACAAAGGTGATGATTTGGGTGAAAGTGAGTTGTATCTCAGCAGATGCATCAAAGGTATATTTCACGGCTGGGATGAAGAAAAGCAGGAGCAGAGATGCTTATGAGGTTATACGGCCTGGTGTTGCTGTTGATAAATTCTAA
- the LOC103865662 gene encoding abscisic acid receptor PYL4, translated as MLAVHRPSSAVSDGDTVQIPTMVQKRFPSLSRDATAARFHTHEVGPNQCCSAVIQEISAPISTVWSVVRRFDNPQAYKHFLKSCSVIDGDGGNVGSLRQVHVVSGLPAASSTERLDILDDERHVISFSVVGGDHRLSNYRSVTTLHSSPVSGTVVVESYVVDVPPGNTKEETCDFVDVIVRCNLQSLAKIAEISAAEGNKKTSM; from the coding sequence ATGCTTGCCGTGCACCGCCCTTCCTCCGCCGTATCAGACGGAGACACCGTCCAGATTCCAACGATGGTTCAAAAACGTTTTCCTTCTCTCTCACGCGACGCAACCGCGGCTCGTTTCCACACGCACGAGGTCGGTCCTAACCAGTGTTGCTCCGCCGTGATTCAAGAAATCTCCGCCCCTATCTCCACCGTATGGTCCGTCGTCAGACGCTTTGACAACCCGCAAGCTTACAAACACTTTCTCAAAAGCTGCAGCGTCATCGACGGAGACGGTGGGAACGTTGGTAGCCTGCGCCAAGTCCACGTCGTCTCCGGCCTCCCCGCTGCTAGCTCCACCGAGCGTCTTGACATACTAGACGACGAGAGGCATGTCATTAGTTTCAGCGTCGTCGGTGGTGATCACCGGCTCTCTAACTATAGATCCGTCACGACTCTTCACTCTTCTCCGGTCTCCGGGACCGTCGTTGTTGAGTCTTACGTCGTTGATGTGCCTCCGGGGAACACTAAGGAAGAGACATGCGACTTTGTTGACGTTATCGTACGATGCAATCTCCAGTCTCTTGCTAAGATAGCTGAGATATCTGCGGCGGAGGGGAACAAGAAGACGTCCATGTGA